A portion of the Pseudomonas sp. GR 6-02 genome contains these proteins:
- the lptG gene encoding LPS export ABC transporter permease LptG, with protein MDKLDRYIGSSVFIAILAVLGIILGLATLFAFIDEMSDVSDTYTLMDVLSYVLLTAPRRLYDMLPMAALIGCLIGLGSLASHSELTIMRAAGVSIGRIVWAVMKPMLILMVVGLVIGEYVAPATEITAQANRSLAQGSGDAQSAKHGLWHRQGDEFIHVNSVQPNGLLYGVTRYRFDDQRHMLSSSFAKRAEFDTDHWQLTDVTTTLFHDKSTEVVTAPVERWEIALSPQLLSTVVMAPESLSISGLWNYIHYLADQGLSNGRYWLAFWVKVLQPLVTAALVLMAISFIFGPLRSVTLGQRVFTGVLVGFTFRIVQDLLGPSSLVFGFSPLFAVLVPAGVCALAGVWLLRRAG; from the coding sequence GTGGATAAGCTCGATCGCTACATCGGTAGCAGCGTGTTCATCGCGATCCTGGCGGTGCTTGGGATCATTCTGGGCTTGGCAACGCTGTTCGCCTTCATCGATGAGATGAGCGACGTCAGCGATACCTACACGTTGATGGATGTACTGAGTTACGTGTTGCTGACCGCGCCGCGCCGCCTGTACGACATGTTGCCGATGGCGGCGTTGATCGGTTGCCTGATTGGCCTCGGCAGTCTGGCCAGTCACAGCGAGCTGACCATCATGCGTGCCGCCGGTGTGTCCATCGGTCGGATCGTCTGGGCCGTGATGAAGCCGATGCTGATCCTGATGGTGGTAGGGCTGGTAATTGGCGAGTACGTCGCGCCGGCCACGGAAATCACCGCTCAAGCCAACCGCTCGCTGGCCCAGGGCAGTGGCGATGCGCAAAGCGCCAAGCACGGTTTGTGGCACCGTCAGGGTGATGAGTTCATTCACGTCAACTCCGTGCAACCCAACGGTCTGCTGTACGGCGTGACCCGTTATCGTTTTGACGATCAACGCCACATGCTGTCTTCGAGCTTCGCCAAACGTGCGGAATTCGATACCGATCACTGGCAACTGACAGATGTCACGACCACGCTGTTCCATGACAAAAGTACCGAAGTGGTGACTGCCCCTGTGGAGCGCTGGGAAATAGCCCTGAGCCCGCAACTGCTGAGTACCGTGGTGATGGCGCCCGAGTCGTTGTCGATTAGCGGTCTGTGGAATTACATCCACTACCTGGCTGACCAGGGCCTGAGCAACGGTCGTTACTGGCTGGCGTTTTGGGTAAAGGTGTTGCAGCCGCTGGTGACCGCTGCATTGGTGTTGATGGCGATTTCCTTCATCTTCGGTCCGCTGCGGTCGGTGACCCTTGGTCAGCGGGTCTTCACTGGCGTACTGGTGGGCTTCACTTTCCGTATCGTCCAGGATTTGCTCGGGCCTTCGAGCCTGGTGTTCGGCTTCTCGCCGCTGTTTGCGGTGCTGGTGCCGGCCGGTGTCTGCGCCCTGGCCGGGGTCTGGTTGCTGCGCCGGGCCGGTTGA
- the rnc gene encoding ribonuclease III gives MSVSLSRLERQLGYTFKDQELMVLALTHRSFAGRNNERLEFLGDAILNFVAGEALFDRFPLAREGQLSRLRARLVKGETLAVLARGFDLGEYLRLGSGELKSGGFRRESILADALEALIGAIYLDAGMEVARERVLAWLAGEFEGLTLVDTNKDPKTRLQEFLQSRGCELPRYEVVDIQGEPHCRTFFVECEIILLNEKSRGQGVSRRIAEQVAAAAALIALGVENGND, from the coding sequence GTGAGCGTCTCCTTAAGCCGTCTCGAGCGTCAGCTCGGTTACACCTTCAAGGATCAGGAACTGATGGTCCTGGCCCTGACTCACCGCAGTTTTGCCGGGCGCAACAACGAACGCCTGGAATTCCTCGGCGATGCCATCCTCAATTTCGTCGCCGGCGAGGCGCTGTTCGATCGCTTCCCGCTGGCCCGTGAAGGCCAGTTGTCGCGTTTGCGCGCACGCCTGGTGAAAGGTGAGACCCTGGCCGTACTGGCTCGTGGTTTCGACCTGGGTGAATACCTGCGCCTGGGCTCCGGCGAATTGAAAAGCGGCGGTTTCCGTCGCGAGTCGATTCTGGCCGATGCCCTCGAAGCGCTGATCGGTGCGATCTATCTGGACGCCGGCATGGAGGTGGCGCGCGAACGCGTGCTGGCCTGGCTGGCCGGAGAGTTCGAAGGCCTGACGCTGGTCGACACCAACAAAGATCCGAAAACCCGCCTGCAGGAATTCCTGCAGTCCCGTGGTTGTGAGCTGCCGCGTTACGAAGTGGTGGATATCCAGGGTGAGCCGCATTGCCGGACGTTCTTCGTCGAATGTGAAATCATCTTACTGAATGAAAAAAGCCGAGGTCAGGGTGTGAGTCGTCGTATTGCCGAACAGGTAGCGGCCGCCGCAGCACTGATTGCCCTGGGTGTGGAGAATGGCAATGACTGA
- the lepA gene encoding translation elongation factor 4, translated as MSDLSHIRNFSIIAHIDHGKSTLADRFIQMCGGLAEREMEAQVLDSMDLERERGITIKAHSVTLYYKARDGINYQLNFIDTPGHVDFTYEVSRSLAACEGALLVVDAGQGVEAQSVANCYTAIEQGLEVMPVLNKIDLPQADPERVKEEIEKIIGIDATDAVECSAKTGLGVDEVLERLVHTIPAPTGNIEDPLQALIIDSWFDNYLGVVSLVRVRHGRVKKGDKILVKSTGKIHLVDSVGVFNPKHTPTVDLKAGEVGFIIASIKDIHGAPVGDTLTLSSTPDVDVLPGFKRIQPQVYAGLFPVSSDDFEDFREALQKLTLNDSSLQYTPESSDALGFGFRCGFLGMLHMEIIQERLEREYNLDLITTAPTVIFELLLKTGETIYVDNPSKLPDLSAIEDMREPIVRANILVPQEHLGNVITLCIEKRGVQVDMLFLGSQVQVTYDLPMNEVVLDFFDRLKSTSRGYASLDYHFDRYQSASLVKLDVLINGDKVDALALIVHRDNSHYKGRQLTEKMKDLIPRQMFDVAIQAAIGGQIVARTTVKALRKNVLAKCYGGDVSRKKKLLEKQKAGKKRMKQVGNVEIPQEAFLAVLRLDS; from the coding sequence GTGAGTGATTTGAGTCATATCCGCAATTTCTCCATCATCGCCCACATTGACCATGGCAAGTCGACGCTGGCCGATCGCTTCATCCAGATGTGCGGCGGCCTTGCCGAGCGCGAAATGGAAGCCCAGGTGCTGGATTCCATGGACCTGGAACGTGAACGCGGGATCACCATCAAGGCCCACAGCGTCACCCTGTATTACAAAGCCCGCGATGGCATTAACTACCAGCTGAACTTCATTGATACCCCGGGCCACGTCGACTTCACCTATGAAGTCAGCCGGTCGCTGGCGGCTTGTGAAGGGGCGTTGCTGGTGGTCGATGCCGGTCAGGGCGTCGAGGCGCAGTCGGTTGCCAACTGCTACACGGCGATCGAGCAGGGCCTGGAAGTCATGCCGGTGCTGAACAAGATCGACCTGCCACAGGCCGATCCGGAGCGCGTCAAGGAAGAAATCGAAAAAATCATCGGCATCGATGCCACCGACGCGGTCGAGTGCAGTGCCAAGACCGGCCTGGGCGTCGATGAAGTGCTCGAGCGTCTGGTTCACACCATTCCCGCGCCGACCGGCAACATCGAAGATCCGTTGCAAGCGTTGATCATCGACTCCTGGTTCGACAACTACCTTGGCGTTGTTTCCCTGGTTCGTGTGCGCCACGGTCGGGTGAAGAAGGGCGACAAGATTCTGGTCAAGTCCACCGGCAAGATCCACCTGGTGGACAGCGTCGGTGTATTCAACCCGAAGCACACCCCTACCGTCGACCTGAAGGCCGGTGAAGTAGGCTTCATCATCGCCAGCATCAAGGACATTCACGGTGCGCCAGTGGGCGATACCCTGACCTTGAGCTCGACGCCGGACGTCGATGTGCTGCCAGGCTTCAAACGCATTCAGCCGCAGGTGTACGCCGGCCTGTTCCCGGTCAGCTCCGACGACTTCGAAGACTTCCGCGAGGCGCTGCAAAAGCTCACCCTCAACGATTCGTCGCTGCAATACACACCGGAAAGCTCAGACGCACTGGGTTTCGGCTTCCGTTGCGGCTTCCTCGGCATGCTGCACATGGAAATCATCCAGGAGCGCCTGGAGCGCGAATACAACCTGGACCTGATTACCACGGCGCCGACGGTAATCTTCGAGCTGCTGCTCAAGACCGGCGAGACGATCTACGTCGATAACCCGTCCAAGCTGCCAGACCTGTCTGCCATCGAAGACATGCGCGAGCCAATCGTGCGCGCCAATATTCTTGTGCCGCAAGAGCACTTGGGTAACGTCATTACCCTGTGTATCGAAAAACGTGGCGTACAGGTCGATATGCTGTTCCTCGGCTCCCAGGTACAAGTGACCTACGACCTGCCGATGAACGAAGTGGTGCTGGACTTCTTTGATCGTTTGAAATCCACCAGTCGCGGCTATGCTTCTCTGGACTACCATTTCGATCGTTACCAATCGGCCAGCCTGGTGAAACTGGACGTGCTGATCAACGGCGACAAGGTCGACGCTCTGGCGCTGATCGTGCACCGTGACAACTCGCACTACAAAGGTCGCCAGTTGACCGAGAAGATGAAAGACCTGATTCCGCGGCAGATGTTCGACGTGGCAATCCAGGCCGCCATTGGCGGTCAGATTGTGGCGCGTACAACCGTCAAGGCACTCAGAAAGAACGTATTGGCCAAATGCTACGGTGGTGACGTCAGCCGTAAGAAAAAGCTGCTGGAAAAGCAAAAGGCCGGTAAAAAACGCATGAAGCAGGTCGGTAACGTGGAAATTCCACAAGAAGCCTTCCTTGCCGTGCTCAGGTTGGATAGTTAG
- the lepB gene encoding signal peptidase I: MSLNFPLLLVIAVFVCGLLALLDLLFLAPRRRAAINSYQGSVSQADMVVIEKLNKEPLLVEYGKSFFPVLFIVLVLRSFLVEPFQIPSGSMKPTLDVGDFILVNKFSYGIRLPVIDKKVIEVGDPQRGDVMVFRYPSDPNVNYIKRVVGLPGDQIRYTADKRLFVNGESIAEQLVGSEPGTLGSAELYKEKLGAAEHLIRKEMSRYRATPDHSWTVPAGHYFMMGDNRDNSNDSRYWDDPSIPKDLLGMVPDKNIVGKAFAVWMSWPEPKLGHLPNFSRVGLIK; the protein is encoded by the coding sequence ATGTCACTAAATTTCCCGCTGTTGCTGGTCATCGCCGTGTTCGTCTGCGGCCTGTTGGCGTTGCTCGATCTGCTGTTCCTGGCGCCACGGCGCCGGGCTGCCATCAACTCCTATCAGGGGAGCGTCAGCCAGGCTGACATGGTAGTGATCGAGAAACTGAACAAAGAGCCGCTGCTGGTCGAATACGGCAAGTCGTTCTTCCCGGTGTTGTTCATCGTGCTGGTGCTGCGTTCGTTCCTGGTGGAACCGTTCCAGATTCCTTCCGGCTCGATGAAGCCAACCCTGGATGTCGGTGACTTCATTCTGGTGAACAAGTTTTCTTACGGGATCCGCTTGCCGGTGATCGACAAGAAAGTCATCGAAGTCGGTGATCCGCAGCGCGGCGATGTGATGGTGTTCCGCTACCCGAGCGACCCGAACGTCAACTACATCAAGCGTGTAGTGGGCCTGCCGGGCGATCAGATTCGCTACACCGCCGACAAGCGCCTGTTCGTCAATGGTGAGTCGATTGCCGAACAACTGGTCGGCTCCGAGCCGGGCACGTTGGGTAGCGCTGAGCTCTACAAGGAAAAACTTGGCGCCGCCGAGCACCTGATCCGCAAGGAAATGAGCCGCTACCGCGCAACGCCGGACCATTCGTGGACCGTGCCGGCCGGGCACTACTTCATGATGGGCGACAACCGCGACAACTCGAACGACAGTCGCTACTGGGATGATCCGAGCATTCCCAAGGATCTGCTGGGCATGGTTCCCGACAAGAATATCGTCGGCAAGGCCTTCGCAGTCTGGATGAGCTGGCCGGAACCCAAACTCGGTCACCTGCCGAATTTCTCGCGGGTTGGTCTGATCAAGTAA
- the recO gene encoding DNA repair protein RecO: protein MSSSPPIGQPAYVLHSRAYRESSALVDFLTPQGRLRAVLRSARGKAGTLARPFVPLEVEFRGRGELKNVGRMESAGVSTWLNGEALFSGLYLNELLIRLLPAEDPHPAVFDHYAATLLALAEGRPLEPLLRSFEWRLLDDLGYGFALNTDIHGDPIAPDGLYRLQVDAGLERVYLLQPGLFNGTELLAMADADWSAPGALSAAKRLMRQALAVHLGGRPLVSRELFRKP, encoded by the coding sequence ATGTCATCCAGCCCGCCCATCGGCCAACCCGCCTACGTGCTCCATTCCCGCGCCTACCGCGAAAGCAGTGCGCTGGTGGATTTCCTCACGCCGCAAGGTCGGCTGCGGGCGGTGTTGCGCAGTGCGCGGGGCAAGGCCGGGACGTTGGCGCGGCCGTTCGTGCCGCTGGAAGTCGAGTTCCGTGGCCGGGGCGAACTGAAGAATGTCGGCCGCATGGAAAGCGCCGGCGTTTCCACCTGGCTCAATGGCGAAGCGCTGTTCAGTGGTCTCTACCTCAACGAATTGCTGATCCGCTTGCTGCCCGCCGAAGATCCTCATCCCGCGGTTTTCGATCACTACGCCGCGACCTTGCTTGCCCTGGCCGAAGGTCGACCACTGGAACCATTACTGCGCTCCTTCGAATGGCGACTGCTCGATGATCTCGGTTATGGCTTCGCGCTGAATACCGACATCCATGGCGACCCCATTGCGCCGGACGGTCTCTACCGCTTGCAGGTGGATGCGGGTCTTGAGCGGGTTTACTTGTTGCAACCAGGCCTGTTCAACGGTACCGAACTGCTGGCCATGGCCGATGCCGACTGGTCCGCGCCCGGTGCGCTGTCCGCCGCCAAGCGCTTGATGCGTCAGGCGTTGGCCGTTCACTTGGGTGGGCGTCCATTGGTTAGTCGTGAGTTGTTTCGAAAGCCGTAG
- a CDS encoding DNA polymerase III subunit chi yields the protein MTKVDFYILPSADPSARLDFACKLTEKAWRMGHRIYLHCSDAAQRDALDARLWAFKGESFVPHGPAESEPDGLIVLGLGDDCGQHQDLLVNLDLKVPAFARQFARVAEVVVEDPAIRAAARESFRFYREQGYPLQDHRLQRL from the coding sequence ATGACCAAAGTCGACTTCTATATCCTGCCCAGCGCCGATCCTTCGGCGCGGCTGGATTTCGCCTGCAAGCTCACCGAAAAAGCCTGGCGCATGGGCCACCGCATTTACCTGCATTGCAGCGATGCCGCCCAGCGTGATGCGCTCGATGCGCGGTTGTGGGCGTTCAAGGGCGAAAGCTTCGTGCCCCACGGTCCTGCCGAAAGCGAGCCGGACGGTTTGATTGTGTTGGGTCTTGGCGATGACTGCGGTCAGCATCAGGATCTGCTGGTCAATCTCGACCTGAAAGTCCCGGCCTTTGCCAGACAATTCGCCCGCGTGGCGGAAGTGGTGGTGGAAGACCCGGCGATTCGTGCGGCTGCGCGGGAGAGTTTTCGTTTCTACCGCGAACAGGGCTATCCTCTGCAAGATCACCGTTTACAGCGACTCTGA
- a CDS encoding leucyl aminopeptidase, which translates to MELVVKSVSPETLKTATLVVSVREGRKLGTVAKQLDELSGGAISAVLKRGDLAGKVGQSLLLHSLPNLKAERVLLVGVGKDEELGDRPFRKIIAGILNTLKGLGGSDAVLALDEVVVKGRDSYGKTRLLAETLVDGEYIFEQFKSQKADPRSLKKVTLVTIKAAQAEVERAVAHATAIANGMAFTRDLGNLPPNICHPTFLGEQAKNLGKEFKSLKVEVLDEKKIKDLGMGSFYAVGQGSAQPPRLIVMQYNGGKKSEKPYALVGKGITFDTGGISLKPGAGMDEMKYDMGGAASVFGTLRAVLELKLPINLVCILACAENMPSGNASRPGDIVTTMSGQTVEILNTDAEGRLVLCDALTYSERFKPQAVIDIATLTGACVVALGAHTSGLLGNNDELIGQLLSAGQAADDRAWQLPLFDEYQEQLDSPFADIANIGGPKAGTITAACFLSRFTKNLNWAHLDIAGTAWTSGGKDKGATGRPVPLLTQYLLDRAKA; encoded by the coding sequence ATGGAACTGGTTGTAAAAAGCGTTAGCCCGGAAACGTTGAAGACCGCCACGTTGGTAGTCTCCGTCCGCGAAGGCCGCAAGCTCGGCACCGTTGCCAAACAACTCGACGAACTGAGCGGCGGCGCTATCAGCGCAGTGCTCAAGCGCGGCGACCTGGCCGGCAAAGTCGGCCAAAGCCTGTTGCTGCACAGCCTGCCCAACCTCAAGGCCGAACGCGTGCTGCTGGTGGGCGTGGGCAAGGATGAAGAACTGGGCGATCGCCCGTTCCGCAAAATCATCGCCGGCATCCTCAATACCCTGAAAGGCCTGGGCGGCAGCGATGCAGTGCTGGCCCTGGACGAAGTGGTGGTCAAGGGCCGTGACAGCTATGGCAAGACCCGCCTGCTGGCCGAAACACTGGTGGACGGCGAGTACATCTTCGAACAGTTCAAGAGCCAGAAAGCCGACCCGCGCTCCCTGAAGAAAGTCACTCTGGTGACCATCAAGGCAGCACAGGCTGAAGTCGAACGCGCCGTGGCCCACGCCACCGCGATCGCCAACGGCATGGCCTTCACCCGTGACCTGGGCAACCTGCCGCCGAACATCTGCCACCCGACGTTCCTTGGTGAACAAGCCAAGAACCTGGGCAAAGAGTTCAAAAGCCTGAAGGTCGAAGTCCTCGATGAGAAGAAGATCAAGGACCTGGGCATGGGTTCGTTCTACGCCGTTGGCCAGGGCAGCGCCCAGCCACCGCGCCTGATCGTCATGCAATACAACGGCGGCAAGAAATCCGAGAAGCCGTACGCCCTCGTCGGCAAAGGCATCACCTTCGACACCGGCGGCATCAGCCTCAAGCCAGGCGCCGGCATGGATGAGATGAAGTACGACATGGGCGGCGCCGCCAGCGTGTTCGGCACCCTGCGTGCCGTGCTTGAGCTGAAACTGCCGATCAACCTGGTGTGCATCCTGGCCTGCGCCGAGAACATGCCGAGCGGCAACGCTTCGCGTCCGGGCGACATCGTCACCACCATGAGCGGCCAGACAGTTGAAATCCTCAATACCGACGCCGAAGGCCGTCTGGTGCTGTGCGATGCCCTGACCTACTCCGAACGCTTCAAGCCGCAAGCGGTGATCGACATCGCCACCCTGACCGGTGCTTGTGTCGTTGCACTGGGCGCCCACACCTCGGGCCTGCTGGGCAACAACGACGAACTGATCGGCCAGCTGCTGAGCGCCGGCCAAGCCGCCGACGACCGCGCCTGGCAACTGCCGCTGTTCGATGAGTATCAAGAGCAGCTGGACAGCCCGTTCGCCGACATCGCCAACATCGGCGGCCCGAAAGCCGGCACCATCACCGCCGCCTGCTTCCTGTCGCGCTTCACCAAGAACCTGAACTGGGCACACCTGGACATCGCCGGCACAGCCTGGACCAGCGGCGGCAAGGACAAGGGCGCCACTGGCCGTCCGGTTCCCCTGCTGACCCAATACCTGCTGGACCGCGCCAAAGCCTGA
- the era gene encoding GTPase Era — protein sequence MTDSTATRCGYVAIVGRPNVGKSTLLNHILGQKLAITSRKPQTTRHNMLGIKTEGDVQAIYVDTPGMHKGGEKALNRYMNKTASAALKDVDVVIFVVDRTKWTDEDQMVLERVQYVTGPLIVALNKTDRIEDKSELMPHLTWLQEQLPNAQIMPISAQHGHNLDTLERVIAEHLPENDHFFPEDQITDRSSRFLAAELVREKIMRQMGAELPYQITVEIEEFKQQGKTLHIHALILVERDGQKKIIIGDKGERIKRIGTEARKDMELLFDSKIMLNLWVKVKGGWSDDERALRSLGYGDL from the coding sequence ATGACTGATTCAACCGCAACTCGCTGTGGCTATGTTGCCATCGTCGGCCGTCCCAACGTGGGCAAGTCCACGCTGCTGAACCACATTCTGGGTCAGAAACTGGCGATCACCTCACGCAAGCCGCAGACCACCCGCCACAACATGCTGGGCATCAAGACCGAAGGCGACGTTCAGGCGATCTACGTCGACACCCCGGGTATGCACAAGGGCGGCGAAAAGGCCCTGAACCGTTACATGAACAAGACCGCTTCGGCGGCGTTGAAAGACGTCGACGTGGTGATCTTCGTGGTTGACCGTACCAAGTGGACCGACGAAGACCAGATGGTCCTCGAGCGCGTTCAGTACGTGACCGGTCCGCTGATCGTGGCGCTGAACAAGACCGACCGCATCGAAGACAAATCCGAGCTGATGCCGCACCTGACCTGGTTGCAGGAACAGCTGCCGAACGCGCAGATCATGCCGATCTCGGCCCAGCACGGGCACAACCTTGACACGCTGGAGCGAGTGATCGCCGAGCACCTGCCGGAAAACGATCACTTCTTCCCGGAAGATCAGATCACCGACCGCAGCAGCCGCTTCCTTGCGGCGGAACTGGTACGCGAAAAAATCATGCGTCAGATGGGCGCCGAGCTGCCGTACCAGATCACCGTGGAAATCGAAGAGTTCAAGCAGCAGGGCAAAACCCTGCACATTCACGCTTTGATCCTCGTTGAACGTGACGGTCAGAAGAAAATCATCATTGGCGACAAGGGCGAGCGCATCAAGCGCATCGGCACCGAAGCGCGCAAGGACATGGAGCTGCTGTTCGACTCCAAGATCATGCTCAATCTGTGGGTCAAGGTGAAAGGTGGCTGGTCTGACGACGAGCGCGCCTTGCGTTCGCTGGGTTACGGCGACCTGTAA
- the lptF gene encoding LPS export ABC transporter permease LptF, which produces MIVFRYLSREVLLTLSAVSAVLLVIIMSGRFIKYLAQAASGLLDPGSLFLIMGYRLPGFLQLILPLGLFLGILLAYGRLYLESEMTVLSATGMSQQRLFAMTLFPATLVALIVAWLSLSLAPQGANQFQLLLNKQDALTEFDTLEPGRFQALRDGTRVTYTEQLSDDRINLGGVFISQKNVSSDNKDRGISVLVAEKGHQEIRPDGNRYLILDNGYRYDGNPGQADYRAIKYDEYGVLLAKPDVSDEVTDRDAMTTSSLLSSDDIRSRTELQWRLSLPLLVFIVTLMAVPLSRVNPRQGRFLKLLPAILLYMAYLTILIAARGALEKGKIPPVLGLWWVHAIFLAIGLGLLYWESLSLKMASRRSALEVARG; this is translated from the coding sequence TTGATTGTCTTCCGTTATCTATCCCGCGAAGTCCTGTTGACCTTGAGCGCCGTCAGCGCCGTGCTGCTGGTCATCATCATGAGCGGACGCTTCATCAAATACCTCGCCCAGGCGGCCTCTGGGCTCCTGGATCCAGGTTCGCTGTTCCTGATCATGGGCTATCGCCTGCCGGGCTTCCTGCAGCTGATTCTGCCTTTGGGGCTGTTTCTCGGGATCTTGCTGGCCTACGGTCGTCTGTACCTCGAAAGCGAAATGACCGTGTTGTCTGCTACTGGCATGAGCCAGCAGCGTCTGTTCGCCATGACTCTTTTTCCGGCCACCCTGGTTGCCCTGATCGTGGCGTGGCTGAGCCTGAGCCTGGCACCGCAAGGTGCCAACCAGTTCCAGCTACTGTTGAACAAGCAGGATGCACTGACCGAGTTCGACACCCTCGAGCCGGGTCGCTTCCAGGCCTTGCGCGACGGCACTCGGGTGACCTACACCGAGCAACTGTCGGATGACCGCATCAATCTGGGCGGCGTGTTCATTTCGCAAAAGAATGTCAGTTCCGACAACAAGGATCGGGGGATTTCCGTACTGGTAGCCGAGAAGGGCCATCAGGAAATCAGGCCCGATGGCAACCGTTACCTGATCCTCGACAACGGCTACCGCTACGACGGTAATCCGGGTCAGGCCGACTACCGCGCCATCAAGTACGACGAGTACGGCGTATTGCTGGCCAAGCCGGACGTCAGCGACGAAGTGACCGACCGCGATGCGATGACCACCAGTTCCTTGCTGAGCAGCGACGACATCCGCTCGCGTACCGAACTGCAATGGCGCCTGTCCCTGCCGTTGCTGGTCTTCATCGTGACCCTGATGGCGGTGCCGCTGTCGCGGGTCAACCCGCGCCAGGGCCGTTTCCTCAAGCTGCTGCCGGCGATTCTTCTTTATATGGCTTACCTGACCATCCTGATTGCCGCTCGCGGCGCACTTGAAAAGGGCAAGATCCCGCCGGTGTTGGGCTTGTGGTGGGTGCATGCAATCTTCCTGGCCATCGGTCTTGGCTTGCTGTATTGGGAGTCGCTGAGCTTGAAGATGGCGAGTCGCCGCAGCGCGCTGGAGGTGGCCCGTGGATAA